Part of the archaeon BMS3Bbin15 genome is shown below.
ACCTGCGATTGACACCAATCTTTTCTGCCCCCCGCTGAGATTGTCAGGACTCTTATTTCCCAGTTCTGCTATGCCCAGCATACCCAGAGTACTATCCACCCGCTCTTTTACCTCGCTCTTTGAAAGCCCCATATTCCTTGGTCCAAAAGCCACATCATCCCATACAGTAGGTGCAAACAACTGGTCATCCGGGTCCTGAAACACAAGCCCGACAGTCATTCTTATCCTATCCAGATTCTTCTTTTCCACCTTTTCTTCATTTATAAAGACATCGCCTTTTTTAGGGAAAAGCAGTCCATTAAAATGGTGAATCAATGTGGTCTTCCCACTACCCGTCTGGCCGATAATCGCCACGACCTCACCCTGCGCAGCAGAGAAATTGATGCCCTTCAGCGCCTCTGTTCCGTCAGGGTACATATAAACTACATCAGATACCTTTATCGCCTGCTTCATAAGCCTGCTCCTATTCTAACCT
Proteins encoded:
- the ecfA3 gene encoding energy-coupling factor transporter ATP-binding protein EcfA3; protein product: MKQAIKVSDVVYMYPDGTEALKGINFSAAQGEVVAIIGQTGSGKTTLIHHFNGLLFPKKGDVFINEEKVEKKNLDRIRMTVGLVFQDPDDQLFAPTVWDDVAFGPRNMGLSKSEVKERVDSTLGMLGIAELGNKSPDNLSGGQKRLVSIAGVLAMNPQVIVLDEPTSNLDPHTSNSVMQLLMDLNRRMNITLVAATHDVDAVPLYADRIYVMHEGEFVVEGTPEEVFSNPALIRSSKLRLPRVAHLMEILHREDRLPVRNPYPLTIGGARRELLKLFKQERK